Proteins encoded within one genomic window of Scheffersomyces stipitis CBS 6054 chromosome 3, complete sequence:
- the YAF9 gene encoding yeast chromatin modifying complex protein (Yeast homolog of the human leukemogenic protein AF9; member of a yeast chromatin modifying complex~go_component nucleus~go_process regulation of transcription, DNA-dependent), whose product MSSGSKRIKFISISVPVLYGNHAIRLTPEKRKPTTPTDHTHEWTVFFKPVLNNIDLTPLIKKVTFKLHETYENPVRSIEKPPYQVTETGWGEFEIIIKIHFHSGAELGVNEKNFQIFHGLRLHPFNPQHPTKENGEVHSVLYDELVFQEPTERVFEILTRKPSNLLPYKLSDPDKRSQEFIRTDEMDELARLDVYISKVREEIENQRNQYKDLEQEKLALLQ is encoded by the coding sequence ATGAGTTCCGGCAGTAAAAGAATAAAGTTTATATCCATATCAGTTCCTGTGCTATATGGAAACCATGCCATACGGTTGACTCCGGAAAAAAGGAAGCCTACTACTCCGACAGACCATACTCATGAATGGACAGTTTTCTTCAAACCCGTTCTTAATAACATAGATTTAACTCCATTAATTAAAAAGGTGACATTCAAACTTCATGAAACCTACGAAAATCCCGTGCGATCAATCGAGAAGCCACCATATCAAGTAACTGAAACTGGATGGGGTGAGTTTGAGATCATCATCAAGatccatttccattctGGAGCTGAATTAGGAGTAAATGAGAAGAACTTCCAGATCTTCCATGGGTTAAGATTACATCCTTTCAATCCTCAGCACCCTACGAAAGAGAACGGAGAAGTCCATTCTGTATTATACGACGAGTTGGTGTTCCAGGAACCAACGGAAAGAGTGTTTGAGATCTTGACTCGCAAGCCATCCAATCTTTTGCCATATAAGCTTTCAGATCCTGACAAAAGATCGCAAGAATTCATCCGAACTGACGAAATGGATGAGTTGGCTAGGTTAGATGTATACATCAGTAAGGTGAGAGAGGAAATAGAGAACCAGCGAAATCAGTACAAGGATTTGGAGCAAGAGAAGTTGGCGTTACTTCAGTAA
- the INP52 gene encoding Inositol-1,4,5-triphosphate 5-phosphatase: MKLLYKDSPRTIALCSETHALLLRQSKKASKVNVEIASNSHVTKEQGFRTLIKREVFGCLGLIHLDHQVFVAVITGAILNVANPVNYETVDKIYSVDFISLASDEWDFANLDANGIPIAVAGSEEDNDYAREVHPCQELKKLLSNGSFYYSNDFDLTSLLQNRGISNTKLFEGASRTKPTKTVEHYQKEYMWNSFLMDELLKFRSNLDPYAQESMDNNHFLTTVIRGFAKTVALNSSQDSITVISKQSWKRAGTRFNARGIDDNGNVANFVETEFIYFHPTQSSIFSFTQIRGSVPTFWEQDSTLINPKITLTRSLEATQPIFDRHFTEVCEKYGVCHIVNLLSKTKPAEISVSRRFRDLYDDAERKEEISYTEFDFHHETKQSGGFAGATKILPLLRDSQEQFGWFVYDIEQEEVVTRQDGVFRVNCLDCLDRTNLIQQVICKNVLDSILQNQSSGSHRDRLVNEDIIIKHNSLWADNGDAISQIYTGTNALKSSFSRSGKMNFAGALSDVTKSVSRMYQNTFVDGKKQSTMDVLLGYDARTRPVKIFDPINDYVNEQLKTQSNLFTTWNNITVFAGTYNLNALEPGARPVDLTGWLFPPENSSSELPDIFAIGFQELIELNAGGMLNADPSKPLKWAKILNDQLNSQKEQYLLLRTESIASMSLFLFAKKSQVHNVTQVAGSSRKTGLGGMTANKGACAVRFEFGSTSFALITSHLAAGTTAVVERFNDYSTIMQGLTFTRNYTIKDHDHVIWFGDLNYRISLANDQCRSLIEHGAFDELLAVDQLNEEISSKGAFHGFKEGPIKFYPTYKFDKGTSDYDTSEKQRVPSWTDRVLYLSAKDKESLKLLNYNSVMDIFVSDHKPVYATFNSKVEFIDQDKKLKMSKSLYDSYKLEHLGVGENLLDISAANSIYSKSPDPKTNGNSFSHDVLSDMNLLGVETVSTPTSVKSEISPRRVPPPPTSRRQVATDLTTGRATLPRKLPPPPETGFSVPPPPPERKSNASLAIPTPRVVNPPFGFSTTPLIPSRSNSATPNISSPVSSPVLKSNGASPLHRTIPPLHPSHPSNPEVSKSETHLPPPLQKAKTAVPAPPPPRLGASVTPEIPKSMSDWKPLVPK; the protein is encoded by the exons ATGAAGTTGCTATATAAGGACAGTCCTCGTACCATTGCACTCTGTTCAGAGACTCACGCACTCTTACTTCGACAGCTGAAGAAAGCGTCGAAAGTCAATGTTGAAATTGCGTCCAACAGCCATGTCACTAAAGAACAAGGGTTCCGCACATTGATTAAGAGGGAAGTGTTTGGATGTCTAGGTTTGATCCATTTGGACCATCAGGTATTTGTGGCTGTCATCACTGGTGCCATACTTAACGTGGCGAATCCAGTCAACTATGAGACAGTGGACAAAATTTACTCTGTTGATTTCATATCATTAGCTTCTGACGAATGGGACTTCGCTAACTTGGATGCTAACGGAATCCCAATAGCTGTTGCTGgatctgaagaagacaacgaTTACGCCAGAGAGGTACATCCTTGCcaggagttgaagaagttattGTCGAATGGCTCATTCTACTATTCTAACGACTTTGATTTGACTTCTCTATTGCAGAACAGAGGTATCTCCAATACTAAATTATTTGAAGGAGCAAGTCGTACCAAACCTACCAAGACTGTAGAGCACTACCAAAAAGAGTACATGTGGAATTCGTTTCTTATGGATGAATTGCTCAAATTCAGATCGAACTTAGATCCCTATGCCCAAGAGTCCATGGACAACAACCATTTTCTCACTACTGTAATCAGAGGGTTTGCCAAGACTGTAGCTTTGAACTCCTCTCAAGATTCTATCACTGTGATTTCAAAGCAATCATGGAAAAGAGCTGGAACAAGATTCAATGCTCGTGGTATTGATGACAATGGTAATGTAGCCAACTTTGTTGAGACAGAATTTATATACTTTCATCCAACTCAGTCTTCGATTTTTTCATTCACGCAGATTAGAGGCTCGGTGCCAACATTTTGGGAACAGGATTCAACTTTGATTAATCCTAAGATCACTTTGACGAGATCCTTAGAAGCAACTCAGCCAATTTTCGATAGACATTTCACAGAAGTATGTGAAAAGTACGGAGTCTGTCATATTGTGAACTTGTTATCCAAAACCAAGCCAGCTGaaatttctgtttcaagGAGATTTCGTGATTTGTACGACGATGCAGAACGTAAGGAAGAGATCTCCTATACAGAGTTCGATTTCCATCATGAAACAAAACAAAGTGGAGGTTTTGCCGGAGCAACAAAAATCCTTCCCTTACTTAGAGATtcacaagaacaattcgGTTGGTTCGTTTATGACATTGAACAAGAGGAAGTTGTGACCCGTCAAGATGGTGTGTTCAGAGTCAATTGCTTGGATTGTCTTGACAGAACAAACTTGATCCAGCAAGTTATTTGCAAGAATGTATTGGACAGTattttgcaaaatcaaTCGTCTGGAAGCCATCGTGATAGATTGGTGAATGAGGATATAATCATAAAGCACAATTCATTATGGGCCGATAATGGTGATGCCATCTCCCAAATCTACACGGGTACAAATGCCCTTAAgtcttcgttttcaagatctggaaAGATGAATTTTGCAGGAGCTTTGTCTGACGTTACCAAATCAGTGTCTCGTATGTACCAGAACACTTTTGTTGATGGTAAGAAACAATCAACTATGGATGTTTTATTAGGCTACGATGCCAGAACGAGACCTGTAAAAATATTTGATCCTATCAATGATTACGTCAACGAACAATTGAAAACACAGTCCAATCTATTCACTACTTGGAATAATATTACGGTATTCGCTGGTACATATAATTTAAATGCTTTGGAACCTGGTGCTAGACCTGTTGATTTGACTGGATGGTTGTTCCCACCCGAAAATTCTAGTAGTGAACTACCCGATATCTTTGCCATTGGTTTCCAGGAGTTAATTGAGCTCAATGCTGGGGGAATGTTGAATGCCGATCCTTCAAAACCATTGAAGTGGgcaaagatcttgaatgATCAGTTAAACTCACAAAAGGAACAATATTTGCTTTTGAGAACAGAATCAATAGCTTCTATGTCCTTATTCTTGTTTGCAAAGAAATCTCAAGTGCACAATGTCACACAAGTGGCCGGATCTTCACGGAAGACAGGTTTAGGAGGAATGACTGCTAACAAAGGAGCTTGTGCTGTaagatttgaatttggGTCTACATCGTTTGCTTTAATTACATCCCATTTGGCTGCTGGTACTACTgcagttgttgaaagattcAACGACTATTCTACAATCATGCAAGGGTTGACATTCACAAGAAATTACACCATAAAAGATCACGACCATGTGATCTGGTTTGGAGATTTGAACTACAGAATCTCGCTAGCAAATGACCAATGCAGGTCGCTTATTGAACATGGTGCATTCGATGAGTTGCTTGCTGTTGATCaattgaatgaagaaatatcTCTGAAGGGTGCATTTCATGGGTTCAAAGAAGGACCGATCAAGTTTTATCCTACTTACAAGTTTGATAAGGGCACTTCTGATTATGATACATCTGAGAAGCAAAGAGTTCCATCTTGGACGGATAGAGTCCTTTATTTGTCAGCTAAGGATAAAGAGAGTTTGAAGCTTCTCAACTATAACTCTGTTATGGATATCTTTGTCAGTGATCACAAACCAGTATATGCCACATTCAACAGTAAAGTTGAATTCATCGACcaagacaagaagttgaagatgtctaAGAGTTTGTATGATAGTTACAAGTTAGAACATCTCGGTGTTGGTGAGAATTTACTAGACATTAGTGCGGCCAACTCAATCTATTCCAAGAGTCCGGACCCCAAAACTAACGGAAACAGTTTCTCCCATGATGTTTTGTCTGATATGAATTTATTAGGTGTCGAAACAGTTTCAACACCCACTTCGGTAAAAAGTGAAATTTCACCTAGACGAgttcctcctcctcctaCTAGCAGAAGACAGGTTGCCACAGACTTGACAACTGGAAGAGCCACGTTACCTAGAAAGTTACCTCCACCTCCAGAAACCGGCTTTTCTGTGCCTCCTCCCCcaccagaaagaaaatcaaatgCAAGTCTTGCAATCCCTACTCCGAGGGTAGTCAATCCTCCATTTGGATTTTCTACAACACCACTCATTCCTAGCAGATCCAATTCTGCTACGCCTAACATTTCGTCGCCAGTATCATCTCCTGTTTTAAAATCTAATGGGGCTTCACCACTTCACAGGACTATACCTCCACTTCATCCATCACATCCATCGAAC cCGGAAGTAAGCAAATCAGAAACCCATTTGCCACCTCCACTTCAAAAGGCAAAAACTGCTGTACCTgctccacctcctccaaGATTAGGAGCTTCTGTTACACCAGAAATACCGAAGAGTATGTCTGACTGGAAGCCGTTGGTGCCAAAGTAA
- a CDS encoding predicted protein translates to KKDNTVQKNAEKSVEQIEADLQLPQSSDEEVEEQNDEDEEDQDVSELSDESDDEDEDLRGLSSEEEDDDEEEEEAEKDIKSKIKRDGHLVNKTVISSEARASKKSKKRGIIYLGRLPQGFQEPEMKKYFSQFGSIINLKLSRNKKTGKSKHYGFIEFENFEIAKIAAESMNNYLIFGHLLRCEVVETANEDLFKNTEKNFKVIPWKKISKHKNDKPKSKEQWGKLVEKYENQKLKKQTELKEKGIDFDLNSL, encoded by the coding sequence AAGAAAGACAATACCGTTCAGAAGaatgctgaaaaatctgtAGAACAAATTGAGGCCGACTTGCAGCTTCCTCAGTcctctgatgaagaagttgaagaacaaaatgacgaagatgaagaagaccaagATGTGTCTGAATTATCAGATGAAagtgatgatgaagacgaggaCTTGCGCGGATTGTCaagcgaagaagaagacgacgacgaggaggaggaagaagCCGAAAAGGATATCAAGAGCAAGATCAAAAGAGATGGACATTTGGTGAACAAGACAGTTATCTCTAGCGAAGCCAGGGCTAGcaagaaatccaagaagagaGGTATTATATATCTTGGTAGACTTCCACAAGGATTCCAAGAAccagaaatgaagaaatacTTCAGCCAATTTGGAAGCATCATAAACTTAAAATTatcaagaaacaagaagaccGGTAAGTCCAAGCATTATGGTTTCATAGAGTTCGAGAACTTCGAAATAGCCAAGATAGCAGCCGAAAGTATGAACAACTACTTGATCTTCGGACATTTGTTAAGATGTGAGGTCGTTGAGACTGCTAACGAAGACTTGTTTAAAAACACCGAGAAGAATTTCAAGGTAATCCCATGGAAAAAGATCTCCAAGCATAAAAACGACAAGCCCAAGAGCAAGGAACAATGGGGTAAGTTGGTCGAGAAGTACGAaaaccagaagttgaagaagcaaaccgagttgaaggagaagGGTATCGACTTTGACTTGAATAGCTTATAA
- a CDS encoding predicted protein, which produces MKRNFNSAVTLREKSSGRLLYSIPSLARIVYVSSYKKKPEPDRTKTSARAPSSLIEVASSIKIPTKVSQIISSIILSQNEPHSRSQFVGSDAHKTDMMVIDSIRITTTRYVFFLGVQGKEHIEDISSAIPSHNENDADTIFVSSNLLSVNGRHTSNNIQCSELTSYFKILDPLGGGSYPLDYLVIIDGNDQVRCKIPLVINNQNIFQRTLNARKDRSGISTHLTFGISLDQLAGFLEEYNQYFANHGS; this is translated from the coding sequence ATGAAGAGGAACTTCAATAGTGCCGTCACACTACGCGAGAAGTCCAGTGGCCGATTACTATATTCGATCCCGTCATTAGCGCGTATAGTTTACGTCAGCagctacaagaagaagccgGAGCCAGACAGAACCAAGACTAGTGCTAGAGCTCCTCTGTCATTGATTGAAGTAGCTTCATCCATAAAAATTCCAACCAAAGTTAGTCAGATAATCTCATCCATCATCCTCAGCCAAAATGAGCCACATTCTCGGTCTCAGTTTGTAGGACTGGATGCGCACAAGACAGACATGATGGTCATCGACTCCATTCGCATCACAACCACAAGATACGTGTTTTTCCTCGGAGTTCAGGGCAAGGAACACATCGAAGACATCAGCTCAGCGATTCCGTCTCATAACGAGAATGACGCAGATACTATATTTGTATCTAGCAACCTTTTATCTGTCAACGGACGCCATACGTCTAATAATATCCAGTGTTCAGAATTAACAAGCTACTTCAAAATACTTGATCCTTTGGGTGGAGGTTCGTATCCACTAGACTATTTGGTTATAATAGACGGTAATGATCAAGTCAGATGCAAAATTCCGTTAGTGATCAATAACCAAAATATATTTCAAAGAACTCTCAATGCCAGAAAGGATAGAAGTGGAATATCTACACACTTGACGTTTGGAATCAGTCTTGATCAACTAGCCGGGTTCCTAGAAGAATACAATCAATACTTTGCGAACCACGGTTCGTAA